In a genomic window of Euzebyales bacterium:
- a CDS encoding monovalent cation/H+ antiporter complex subunit F, whose protein sequence is MTIVVNVSLGILLLAGLLALARVVRPRATVAERIVALDLVLLIVVMGIGVFSIGRDTGVFLDVLVVVSLLGFVSTITVARFIERRGI, encoded by the coding sequence GTGACGATCGTGGTCAACGTCAGCCTCGGCATCCTCCTCCTGGCTGGGCTCCTGGCACTCGCCCGCGTCGTGCGGCCTCGTGCGACCGTCGCGGAGCGCATCGTGGCCCTCGACCTCGTGCTGCTCATCGTCGTGATGGGCATCGGGGTGTTCTCGATCGGGCGCGACACCGGCGTGTTCCTCGACGTGCTGGTCGTCGTCTCGCTCCTCGGGTTCGTCAGCACCATCACGGTCGCCCGGTTCATCGAGCGCAGGGGGATCTGA
- a CDS encoding Na+/H+ antiporter subunit E — RRVPTLVGLVLMWIALWGTLSLANLLTGAAVALAVMLFAHQIQPRPVQHLQPAAALQYLRTFAKQLIVANWQVIKAVLRPHEIQPGILAVPLHHASDAVVTLVANSITLTPGTLTLETDRRGDVAILYVHALDLTDADGVREDIGELEVLAVDAFAGPQAQVVQARTLSELEEGEAPTSAEPSSHDGAVTGTSNDGEEPQ; from the coding sequence CGGCGCGTGCCCACCCTCGTGGGCCTGGTGCTCATGTGGATCGCCCTGTGGGGCACCCTGTCGTTGGCCAATCTGCTGACCGGTGCGGCCGTGGCGCTGGCGGTCATGCTGTTCGCCCACCAGATCCAGCCGCGACCGGTGCAGCACCTCCAGCCGGCGGCGGCGCTGCAGTACCTGCGGACCTTCGCCAAGCAGCTGATCGTCGCCAACTGGCAGGTGATCAAGGCCGTGTTGCGACCCCACGAGATCCAACCCGGGATCCTCGCCGTGCCCCTGCACCATGCGTCGGACGCGGTCGTCACCCTCGTGGCCAACAGCATCACGCTGACGCCGGGCACGCTGACACTCGAAACCGACCGTCGGGGTGACGTCGCCATCCTCTACGTCCACGCGCTGGACCTGACCGACGCCGACGGCGTGCGCGAGGACATCGGCGAGCTCGAGGTGCTGGCCGTCGACGCCTTCGCCGGGCCGCAGGCGCAGGTGGTGCAGGCACGGACCCTGTCGGAGCTCGAGGAGGGTGAGGCGCCGACGTCCGCTGAGCCGTCCTCCCACGATGGCGCCGTGACAGGGACGTCGAACGACGGAGAGGAGCCGCAGTGA
- the mnhG gene encoding monovalent cation/H(+) antiporter subunit G: protein MIDVLVSILIALLVTAGCLLALIAAVGLHRFPDLFCRMHAATKPATLGMLCIALGVGIAVPVRGSFVKLLLVVVLQLLTAPVAAHMVGRAAYTSGIEMSDATVMDELGRDQGTPNRYGAAS from the coding sequence ATGATCGACGTCCTGGTCTCGATCCTCATCGCGCTCCTCGTGACCGCCGGCTGTCTGCTCGCGCTGATCGCCGCCGTGGGCCTGCACCGGTTCCCCGACCTGTTCTGCCGGATGCACGCCGCCACCAAGCCGGCGACGCTCGGGATGCTGTGCATCGCGCTGGGCGTCGGCATCGCCGTTCCCGTCCGTGGGTCGTTCGTCAAGCTGCTGCTCGTCGTCGTCCTGCAGCTCCTGACCGCCCCGGTGGCGGCGCACATGGTCGGCCGGGCCGCCTACACCTCCGGCATCGAGATGAGCGACGCAACCGTGATGGACGAGCTCGGTCGCGACCAGGGCACGCCGAACCGGTACGGCGCGGCGTCCTGA